One Proteinivorax tanatarense DNA segment encodes these proteins:
- the dnaA gene encoding chromosomal replication initiator protein DnaA, producing the protein MKNSLEGIWTKVLKELESKVSKPSYETWLQGTTAITMYDSTLVIGVPNDFTKEWLENRYATLISEILQSLTGKQLEVSFVVPQADALDNDKTSKPTEKNKVTHENITTQLNPKYTFNTFVIGNSNRFAHAASLAVAEAPAKAYNPLFIYGGVGLGKTHLMNAIGHYVTNHSEQDKVVYISSEKFTNEFINAIRDNKTVEFRNKYRTVDVLLIDDIQFLAGKEQTQEEFFHTFNTLHENNKQIIISSDRPPKEIPTLEDRLRSRFEWGLITDIQKPDLETREAILRKKAELEKLDIPNSVFMFIANKIATNIRELEGALTRVMAFSSMTGQEITVELANQALKDIIPNSNNEIIDIEKIQKSIASHYQLKVEDLKAKKRTRSVSYPRQIAMYLSRELTDFSLPKIGEEFGGRDHTTVLHAHEKIKKDIKSNKSFELEINNLIKSIKEGNLN; encoded by the coding sequence ATGAAAAATAGTTTAGAGGGTATTTGGACAAAAGTTTTAAAAGAACTAGAATCTAAGGTTAGTAAGCCTAGTTATGAAACATGGTTGCAAGGAACAACAGCCATAACTATGTATGATTCCACTTTGGTGATAGGTGTTCCAAATGATTTTACAAAAGAGTGGCTTGAAAATCGATATGCAACTTTAATTTCTGAAATTTTACAAAGCTTAACTGGAAAACAGTTAGAAGTAAGCTTTGTAGTCCCGCAAGCTGATGCTCTCGATAATGATAAAACATCAAAACCAACAGAAAAAAATAAAGTTACCCATGAAAATATTACTACCCAACTTAACCCCAAATATACTTTTAATACTTTTGTTATAGGTAACAGTAATAGATTTGCTCATGCTGCTTCTTTAGCTGTTGCAGAGGCTCCAGCTAAAGCATATAATCCTCTTTTCATTTATGGTGGTGTAGGATTAGGTAAAACCCATCTTATGAATGCAATCGGTCATTATGTTACTAATCACAGCGAACAAGACAAAGTAGTATATATATCATCAGAAAAATTTACAAATGAATTTATAAATGCAATTAGGGATAATAAAACAGTAGAATTTAGAAATAAATATAGAACAGTCGATGTTCTATTAATTGATGATATTCAATTTTTGGCTGGTAAAGAACAAACTCAAGAAGAATTTTTCCATACTTTTAATACCTTACATGAAAATAATAAGCAAATTATAATTTCAAGTGATAGACCTCCAAAAGAAATCCCTACTCTAGAAGATCGTCTTCGCTCTAGATTTGAATGGGGACTTATTACCGATATTCAAAAACCTGATCTTGAAACAAGGGAAGCAATTCTAAGAAAAAAAGCTGAACTTGAAAAACTAGACATTCCAAATTCCGTCTTTATGTTTATAGCAAATAAAATTGCAACTAATATTCGAGAATTAGAAGGTGCATTAACAAGAGTTATGGCTTTTAGCTCCATGACTGGACAAGAAATTACTGTTGAACTAGCTAACCAAGCTTTAAAAGATATAATACCCAACAGTAACAACGAGATTATCGATATAGAAAAAATACAAAAGAGTATTGCAAGTCATTATCAATTAAAAGTTGAAGACCTTAAAGCCAAAAAAAGAACTCGTTCAGTATCTTATCCCCGTCAAATAGCTATGTATCTGTCAAGGGAACTTACTGATTTTTCATTACCTAAAATAGGAGAAGAATTTGGTGGCAGAGACCACACAACAGTTCTTCATGCTCATGAAAAAATAAAAAAAGATATAAAAAGTAATAAAAGTTTTGAATTAGAAATAAATAATTTAATAAAGTCTATTAAAGAAGGCAACTTAAATTAA
- the dnaN gene encoding DNA polymerase III subunit beta: MEFYCSQEDLLTAISVTQRGISSKTTIPILSGIMLKLTNENLFLKSTDLEITIEYKIPVNSITEGEVILPAKILTDIVRKMPKEDIHFCMTEDKNVKIKSSKIEIDLTGENTEEFPSFPKLPDSNILELPELRLKNMLKQTAFAVSSEESRPVLTGVLFEIKGSSLNLIATDGHRLAYKVAVLEKEPSEPLKVVIPKKAITELQRILIDDEEKYINIYVKDSIVFFVFDNVIFSSRIIEGKFPPYQQIIPNDNNTKIKVNTKDLQTSIERAELLSREGTRSLVKFKVSDILYLTSNTPNLGSLSEQLPVDKEGEDLEIAFNAKLITDCLKNIDVPEVYLEFSGSFSPCLIKPVIGEDYLHLILPIRTA; encoded by the coding sequence ATGGAATTTTATTGTTCCCAAGAAGACCTATTAACTGCGATATCTGTTACTCAACGAGGTATCTCTTCAAAAACTACTATTCCTATACTTTCAGGCATAATGTTGAAATTAACTAATGAGAACTTATTTTTAAAAAGTACAGATTTAGAAATAACTATTGAGTATAAAATCCCAGTAAATTCAATAACAGAAGGTGAAGTGATTTTACCAGCAAAAATTTTAACAGATATTGTTAGGAAAATGCCCAAAGAGGATATACATTTTTGTATGACTGAAGATAAAAATGTTAAAATAAAATCTTCTAAAATTGAAATAGACTTAACAGGTGAAAATACTGAAGAGTTTCCTAGTTTTCCAAAGCTCCCAGATAGCAATATACTGGAATTACCTGAGCTTAGATTGAAAAACATGTTAAAACAAACTGCTTTCGCCGTTTCTTCTGAAGAAAGCAGACCAGTTCTTACTGGCGTACTTTTTGAAATAAAAGGTTCTAGTCTCAACTTAATAGCTACAGATGGACATCGATTAGCTTATAAAGTAGCAGTATTAGAAAAAGAACCTTCTGAACCATTGAAAGTTGTGATCCCCAAAAAAGCAATAACTGAACTACAAAGAATTCTGATTGATGATGAGGAAAAGTATATAAATATATATGTTAAAGATTCAATAGTATTCTTTGTTTTTGATAATGTAATATTTAGCTCTAGAATAATTGAAGGAAAGTTTCCTCCTTACCAACAAATAATTCCTAATGATAATAATACAAAGATTAAAGTTAATACTAAGGATTTACAAACATCTATAGAAAGAGCAGAACTATTATCAAGAGAAGGAACGAGGAGTTTAGTTAAGTTTAAAGTTTCTGATATACTTTACTTAACTTCAAATACTCCTAACTTAGGAAGTTTATCTGAACAATTACCCGTTGATAAAGAGGGAGAAGATTTAGAAATAGCTTTTAATGCAAAACTTATAACAGATTGCTTAAAAAATATTGATGTCCCAGAAGTGTATTTAGAATTTAGTGGTTCATTTAGTCCGTGTCTAATTAAACCGGTTATAGGAGAAGATTACCTTCATCTTATTTTACCCATAAGGACAGCATAG
- a CDS encoding RNA-binding S4 domain-containing protein, whose protein sequence is MENVKITGDFIKLDQLLKFVNLVGSGGEAKLLINEGRVKVNGVVETKRGTKVKKGDKISIDEEISYSIV, encoded by the coding sequence ATGGAAAATGTTAAAATTACTGGCGATTTTATCAAATTAGATCAACTTTTAAAGTTTGTTAACTTAGTTGGTTCGGGTGGAGAAGCTAAGTTGCTTATAAATGAAGGAAGAGTAAAGGTTAATGGTGTTGTTGAAACTAAAAGGGGTACAAAGGTAAAAAAAGGCGATAAAATTTCCATTGATGAAGAAATCAGCTACTCTATTGTTTAG
- the recF gene encoding DNA replication/repair protein RecF (All proteins in this family for which functions are known are DNA-binding proteins that assist the filamentation of RecA onto DNA for the initiation of recombination or recombinational repair.) encodes MYINNLRLENFRNFKNRTVLNLEDNINVFVGDNAQGKTNLLEAIHFLALGKSITNQKKEELIHWDKDYFYLNCSYYDQKNNNIEVGYNRDNRKMIKINNIEQKKYSSLLGSINVVIFSPEDLMLIKGSPSVRRNFLDQEISQLSPYYNNLLLNYRKVLFNRNKLLKDNNQKLLDTIDIFDKQLAMLSEEILIKRLEILNKLKILAKLTHRKLTDNTENLEIKYHSFVEDLEQKIPDLKDYIYKILQKYRQKDIYTRQTNVGLHRDDIGFYVNGKDTKKYCSQGQQRTTVLALKLAEVEMFMSQRGTYPILLLDDVFSELDYKRRNFLLKAIKGRVQTFVTTTEKEQELLKSFKVFSIKNGKIY; translated from the coding sequence ATGTATATTAATAATTTAAGGCTAGAAAATTTTAGAAATTTTAAAAATAGAACAGTTCTTAATCTAGAAGACAATATTAACGTGTTTGTAGGAGACAACGCTCAAGGAAAAACAAATCTATTAGAAGCAATCCATTTTTTGGCTCTAGGAAAATCAATTACAAACCAAAAAAAAGAAGAACTGATTCATTGGGATAAAGATTATTTTTATTTAAACTGTTCATATTACGATCAAAAAAACAACAATATAGAAGTTGGTTATAATCGTGATAACAGAAAAATGATAAAGATAAACAATATTGAACAAAAAAAATATTCTAGTTTATTAGGTAGTATAAATGTTGTGATATTTTCACCAGAAGATCTTATGTTAATTAAAGGCAGTCCTTCTGTACGAAGAAACTTTTTAGATCAAGAAATTTCTCAATTAAGTCCTTATTACAATAATTTACTTTTAAACTATAGAAAAGTATTGTTTAACAGAAATAAATTACTTAAAGATAATAATCAGAAGCTTTTAGACACTATAGATATTTTTGATAAACAATTGGCTATGCTTTCTGAAGAAATTTTAATAAAAAGATTAGAAATACTAAATAAACTGAAAATTTTAGCAAAACTCACCCACAGAAAGCTTACTGATAATACAGAAAATCTTGAAATTAAGTACCATTCTTTTGTTGAGGATTTAGAACAGAAAATACCAGATTTAAAAGATTATATTTATAAAATTTTGCAAAAATACAGGCAAAAAGATATTTATACTAGACAAACAAATGTCGGTCTGCATAGAGATGATATAGGTTTTTATGTAAACGGAAAAGATACAAAAAAATACTGTTCCCAAGGTCAACAAAGAACTACAGTATTAGCTTTGAAATTAGCAGAAGTTGAAATGTTTATGTCTCAAAGAGGAACATATCCTATTTTACTTTTAGATGATGTTTTTTCTGAGCTGGATTACAAACGAAGAAACTTTTTGTTAAAAGCAATAAAAGGAAGAGTTCAAACTTTTGTAACAACAACGGAAAAAGAACAGGAACTTCTAAAGTCTTTTAAAGTTTTTAGCATAAAAAATGGAAAGATATATTAA
- the remB gene encoding extracellular matrix regulator RemB — protein sequence MFLHLGGSTVISLKGVIGIFDYSLTKTNHVNNYFNNGKKIIKICEDDEFKSFIITNKEIYLSPIAANTLKKRINSQNFTEKVNILQEHPTFK from the coding sequence GTGTTTTTACACTTAGGTGGTAGTACTGTTATATCATTAAAAGGTGTAATAGGAATCTTTGACTATTCTTTAACCAAGACAAATCATGTAAACAACTATTTTAACAATGGCAAAAAAATAATAAAAATATGTGAAGATGATGAGTTTAAATCCTTTATTATAACAAATAAAGAAATATATTTATCCCCTATAGCAGCAAATACGTTAAAAAAGAGAATTAATTCTCAAAACTTCACAGAAAAAGTAAATATTTTACAAGAACACCCCACTTTTAAATAA